From a region of the Xanthomonas rydalmerensis genome:
- a CDS encoding ABC transporter ATP-binding protein, whose translation MSVWRALRRLLGWAPRGRLLGVFVLMSLAGASEGIGVLLLVPLLGALQGGGATSGGAMAHAVGEIVGMLGLPSDAPLPLLALFCALVLLRNGIHYAREHAAARLQQDVAERLREASFAALLEAQWRWLVAQRSSDHASLMLTEVERVGVGLGHALLMLASLATAIIYLFAAIALAGTLALATVVAGALLLLLLLGRRRRVLRLGSALTQTRQRLHAGMHDSLAGLRLAKILGAEARYRAVVNRDATAVRDLQARFASGLALSKALLHSAAALLLAAYVLLGLQVWHLPLAELLILVVMFARLLPLLTMAQQQHQYWVHTVPAFLEVERQLAQAREWSEPALPPRAIDWQVQTQIALRDVQVRYAGREASALQEISLVLPARTTTAIVGASGAGKSTLADVLCGLLGPDRGALEIDGVTLDAHARRSWRHAVAYVSQDTFLFNDSIRNNLLLAAPHADAATLQLALEQASAQFVHALPQGWETVIGDRGMRLSGGERQRLALARALLQRPALLILDEATSALDHDNEARIRAAIERLHGDLTVVVIGHRLAMLERADQVVVLEEGRVRAQGRWHEVAAAWTGAA comes from the coding sequence ATGAGCGTTTGGCGCGCCTTGCGCCGGTTGCTGGGCTGGGCGCCGCGTGGTCGCCTGCTTGGCGTATTCGTCCTGATGTCGCTGGCCGGCGCCAGCGAGGGCATCGGCGTGCTGCTGCTGGTGCCCTTGCTCGGCGCACTGCAAGGCGGTGGCGCGACCAGCGGCGGTGCGATGGCGCATGCCGTCGGCGAAATCGTCGGCATGCTCGGCTTGCCGTCCGACGCCCCGCTGCCATTGCTGGCGCTGTTCTGCGCGCTGGTGCTGTTGCGCAATGGCATCCATTACGCACGCGAGCACGCTGCCGCCCGCTTGCAGCAGGACGTGGCCGAGCGCCTGCGCGAGGCCAGCTTCGCCGCACTGCTGGAGGCGCAATGGCGATGGTTGGTGGCCCAGCGCAGTAGCGACCATGCCAGCCTGATGCTGACCGAAGTGGAGCGGGTCGGGGTCGGGCTCGGCCATGCATTGCTCATGCTCGCGTCCCTGGCCACCGCCATCATCTATCTGTTCGCGGCCATTGCACTTGCCGGGACGCTGGCGTTGGCCACGGTCGTGGCGGGCGCGCTGCTGCTGTTGCTGCTGCTCGGCCGCCGCCGTCGCGTGCTGCGGCTGGGCAGCGCGCTGACCCAGACCAGGCAGCGCCTGCATGCCGGCATGCACGACAGCCTGGCCGGGTTGCGCCTGGCCAAGATCCTGGGGGCCGAGGCGCGCTATCGCGCTGTCGTGAACCGCGATGCGACGGCCGTGCGCGACCTGCAGGCGCGCTTCGCGTCGGGCCTGGCGCTGTCCAAGGCGCTGCTGCACAGCGCGGCGGCGCTCCTGCTGGCCGCTTATGTGCTGCTGGGTCTGCAGGTCTGGCACCTGCCGCTGGCCGAGCTGCTGATCCTGGTGGTGATGTTCGCGCGCTTGCTGCCATTGCTCACAATGGCGCAGCAGCAGCACCAGTACTGGGTGCATACCGTGCCCGCGTTCCTGGAAGTGGAGCGGCAACTGGCACAGGCGCGCGAGTGGTCCGAGCCGGCGCTGCCGCCGCGTGCCATCGACTGGCAGGTCCAGACGCAGATCGCCCTGCGCGATGTGCAGGTGCGTTATGCCGGTCGCGAGGCGTCGGCCCTGCAGGAGATCTCGCTGGTCTTGCCGGCGCGCACCACCACCGCCATCGTCGGCGCCTCCGGCGCGGGCAAGAGCACGCTGGCCGATGTGCTGTGCGGTCTGTTGGGCCCGGACCGGGGCGCGCTGGAGATCGACGGTGTGACCCTGGATGCGCACGCGCGCCGCAGCTGGCGGCACGCGGTGGCGTACGTGTCGCAGGATACCTTCCTGTTCAACGACAGCATCCGCAATAACCTGCTGCTGGCCGCACCGCACGCCGATGCGGCAACGCTGCAGCTGGCCCTGGAGCAGGCCTCGGCGCAGTTCGTGCATGCGCTGCCGCAGGGCTGGGAGACCGTGATCGGCGATCGTGGCATGCGCCTGTCCGGGGGCGAGCGGCAACGCCTGGCGCTGGCGCGTGCATTGCTGCAGCGGCCCGCGTTGCTGATCCTGGACGAAGCCACCAGCGCGCTGGATCACGACAACGAAGCGCGCATCCGCGCCGCGATCGAGCGCCTGCACGGCGATCTGACCGTGGTGGTGATCGGCCATCGGCTGGCCATGCTGGAACGCGCGGACCAGGTAGTGGTGCTGGAGGAGGGCCGGGTGCGCGCGCAGGGCCGCTGGCACGAAGTGGCCGCGGCATGGACCGGCGCGGCATGA
- a CDS encoding lipopolysaccharide biosynthesis protein: MSAPRTSAWRAGAGALSAQWGAILCVAAVSLGLSVWLARSMQPEGFGRYAYLLNLATLLALAQDVGMRTLVLRERVAPSPGLAEYAPALPGLARGHLLLATLLLVAVALLLPRSVGDPALGWAVLCFAAVTLSQLVSAQLKGAGHWRREARWQVGARALSGLSIVLAVLFLGARPEVVFAAWAVGLLLAYALLGRDLHDRPRWRPQAALYRAAAGFLWIDLATCLYRRSDIVILHRAVSPAEVGQYAAAYRLFDGVLLLAAPVALLFFRRLRLSRVDPAAAQRLQRRTLAAAALAGIALAIAGAALGSWVVGLLYGPAYRSTAGPLVGWLFAAFVFVLPNYVLTQTAIALERQRCYMLGAGLAAATNLALNLVLTPHYGARGAALATIATEAVLAATLWLGLRRAAAPVA; this comes from the coding sequence ATGAGCGCGCCACGCACGTCTGCCTGGCGCGCCGGCGCCGGTGCCTTGTCCGCGCAATGGGGGGCGATCCTGTGCGTGGCGGCGGTCTCGCTGGGGTTGTCAGTGTGGTTGGCGCGCAGCATGCAGCCGGAGGGATTCGGCCGTTACGCCTACCTGCTCAACCTGGCAACGCTGCTGGCGCTGGCCCAGGATGTGGGGATGCGCACGCTGGTGCTGCGCGAGCGCGTGGCGCCCAGCCCGGGGCTGGCCGAGTACGCGCCGGCGTTGCCGGGCCTGGCGCGCGGGCATCTGCTGCTCGCGACGCTGTTGCTGGTGGCCGTGGCGCTGCTGCTGCCACGCAGTGTCGGCGATCCGGCGCTGGGGTGGGCGGTGCTGTGCTTCGCCGCGGTGACCCTGTCGCAACTGGTCTCGGCGCAGCTGAAAGGCGCCGGGCACTGGCGCCGCGAAGCGCGTTGGCAGGTCGGCGCGCGTGCGCTGAGCGGACTGTCGATCGTGCTCGCGGTGCTGTTCCTGGGCGCCCGTCCCGAGGTGGTGTTCGCGGCCTGGGCCGTGGGGCTGCTGCTGGCGTACGCGCTGCTGGGTCGGGATCTGCACGATCGGCCGCGCTGGCGGCCGCAGGCCGCGCTGTATCGCGCCGCGGCCGGCTTCCTGTGGATCGACCTGGCGACCTGCCTGTACCGGCGCAGCGACATCGTCATCCTGCATCGTGCGGTGTCGCCGGCCGAGGTCGGCCAGTATGCCGCGGCCTATCGTCTGTTCGATGGCGTGCTGTTGCTGGCGGCGCCGGTGGCGCTGCTGTTCTTCCGGCGCCTGCGCCTGAGCCGTGTCGATCCTGCTGCCGCGCAGCGGCTGCAGCGCCGTACCCTGGCCGCCGCGGCGCTGGCCGGCATCGCGCTGGCGATCGCCGGTGCCGCGCTCGGCAGTTGGGTGGTCGGGCTGCTGTATGGGCCGGCGTACCGATCCACGGCGGGACCGCTGGTGGGCTGGCTGTTCGCCGCCTTCGTGTTCGTGCTGCCGAACTACGTGCTGACGCAGACGGCGATCGCGCTCGAGCGCCAGCGCTGCTACATGCTTGGCGCCGGCCTGGCGGCCGCGACCAACCTGGCGCTCAACCTGGTGCTGACGCCGCACTACGGCGCGCGTGGCGCAGCGCTGGCGACGATCGCCACCGAGGCAGTGCTGGC
- a CDS encoding lasso peptide biosynthesis B2 protein has protein sequence MPGGLSGFLRLPRFERCLLVPAWVLLGAARAAVLALGFRRLAPCLGRGVAEPPPAPVLDARAQRRAIQIGRTLRLAARHTPWESNCLAQALSARCLLGLFRVPHMLCFGAARAPETLALQAHAWVVAGPVRVTGGGGVERFARIGCFVVPAEPRR, from the coding sequence ATGCCCGGCGGGCTGAGCGGCTTCCTGCGCCTGCCTCGATTCGAACGCTGCCTGCTGGTGCCGGCCTGGGTGCTGCTGGGTGCGGCGCGTGCCGCGGTGCTGGCGCTGGGCTTCCGTCGCCTGGCCCCCTGCCTGGGACGCGGGGTGGCGGAGCCACCGCCCGCGCCGGTGCTGGATGCACGGGCGCAGCGCCGCGCCATCCAGATCGGGCGCACCTTGCGCCTGGCGGCGCGGCATACGCCCTGGGAATCCAACTGTCTGGCCCAGGCGCTGAGTGCGCGCTGCCTGCTCGGCCTGTTCCGGGTGCCGCACATGCTGTGCTTCGGCGCGGCGCGGGCGCCGGAGACGTTGGCGCTGCAGGCCCACGCCTGGGTGGTCGCCGGTCCGGTCCGGGTCACCGGTGGCGGTGGCGTGGAGCGTTTCGCCCGGATCGGTTGTTTCGTGGTGCCAGCGGAACCGCGGCGATGA